The following proteins are co-located in the Sphingomonas panacis genome:
- the murC gene encoding UDP-N-acetylmuramate--L-alanine ligase, whose amino-acid sequence MRGVATDIGTIHFVGIGGIGMSGIAEVMKNLGYNVQGSDVAESYVVEGLRAKGIPVAIGHKAENLGDAAVIVTSTAIKRGNPEVEAALANRVPVVRRAEMLAELMRLKSTVAVAGTHGKTTTTSMVAALLDAGGVDPTVINGGIINSYGSNARLGASDWMVVEADESDGSFLRLDGTIAVVTNIDPEHLDHYGSFDRVKDAFVEFVENVPFYGAALLCLDHPEVQGILPRVRDRRIVTYGFSTQADVRGVNVVPIPGGNRFETIVRQRDGTTRSIEGIELPMPGRHNVQNALAAIGVALELGIDDATIQQGFAKFHGVKRRFTKVGETGGVTVIDDYGHHPVEIRAVLAAAREGVEKRVIAVVQPHRYSRLGNLMEEFQGAFNDADMVYVTPVYAAGEAPVEGVDADALVEGLKRRGHRSAATIADADALATTLAGVVQPGDMVVCLGAGDITKWAAGLAPAIEVARA is encoded by the coding sequence ATGAGGGGCGTCGCAACCGACATCGGTACGATCCATTTCGTCGGCATCGGCGGAATCGGCATGTCGGGCATCGCCGAGGTGATGAAGAACCTCGGCTATAACGTGCAGGGTTCGGACGTGGCGGAAAGCTACGTGGTCGAAGGGCTGCGCGCCAAGGGCATCCCCGTCGCGATCGGCCACAAGGCCGAGAATCTCGGCGATGCGGCGGTGATCGTCACCTCGACCGCGATCAAACGCGGCAACCCGGAAGTCGAGGCGGCGCTCGCCAACCGCGTGCCGGTGGTGCGCCGCGCCGAGATGCTCGCCGAACTAATGCGCCTGAAATCGACAGTCGCGGTCGCCGGCACGCACGGCAAGACCACCACCACATCGATGGTCGCGGCGTTGCTCGATGCTGGCGGGGTCGATCCGACCGTCATCAACGGGGGCATCATCAACAGCTACGGCTCGAACGCGCGGCTTGGTGCGAGCGACTGGATGGTGGTCGAGGCCGACGAGAGCGACGGCAGCTTCCTGCGCCTTGACGGCACGATCGCGGTGGTCACCAACATCGATCCCGAGCATCTCGATCACTATGGCTCGTTCGACCGCGTCAAGGACGCGTTCGTCGAGTTCGTCGAGAACGTGCCGTTCTACGGCGCGGCTTTGCTGTGCCTCGATCACCCCGAGGTGCAAGGCATCCTGCCGCGCGTGCGCGACCGGCGCATCGTCACCTATGGCTTCTCGACTCAGGCCGACGTGCGCGGCGTCAACGTCGTGCCGATCCCCGGCGGCAACCGCTTCGAGACGATCGTGCGCCAGCGCGACGGCACCACCCGCTCGATCGAGGGGATCGAATTGCCGATGCCCGGCCGTCACAACGTCCAGAACGCGCTCGCCGCGATCGGCGTGGCGCTGGAACTGGGCATCGACGATGCGACGATCCAGCAGGGCTTCGCCAAGTTCCACGGCGTCAAACGGCGCTTCACCAAGGTCGGCGAGACCGGCGGCGTGACCGTTATCGACGATTACGGCCACCACCCGGTCGAGATCCGCGCGGTGCTGGCGGCGGCGCGCGAGGGCGTCGAGAAACGAGTCATCGCGGTGGTGCAGCCGCATCGCTATTCGCGGCTCGGCAACCTGATGGAAGAGTTCCAGGGCGCGTTCAACGACGCCGACATGGTGTATGTGACGCCGGTCTATGCGGCGGGCGAAGCGCCGGTCGAGGGCGTCGATGCCGATGCTTTGGTCGAGGGACTCAAACGCCGCGGCCACCGCTCCGCCGCGACGATCGCCGATGCCGACGCGCTCGCGACGACCCTCGCCGGCGTGGTGCAGCCGGGCGACATGGTGGTGTGCCTCGGCGCTGGTGACATCACCAAATGGGCGGCGGGTCTCGCGCCGGCGATCGAGGTGGCGCGCGCATGA
- the murG gene encoding undecaprenyldiphospho-muramoylpentapeptide beta-N-acetylglucosaminyltransferase, with product MSKPRHFVLAAGGTGGHMVPAAALAAELIRRGHYVALVSDERGVRFPDLFEGIQTHILPAGRLGGGPLGYYRAAREMWRGRAMAIELYKTFRPAAVIGFGGYPALPALLAAFNQKIPTAIHEQNAVLGRVNRLVAGKVDAIATSYAKVERLKESLNDKTHLVGNPVRDSVIAIRAKPYPLLEEDGIFRVLVTGGSQGASVLSKVVPEGLAMLPVAFRRRLQVTHQARVEDIEACRAKYKELDIAADLATYLPDLPEHLAWSHLVIARAGASTLSELTCAGRPAILVPLPSATDDHQTVNAREMTLAGGARTIDQRAFTPVELAKQMQRLGLDPAALQNAAVRARGCGRPDAARDLADLVESLGETNGDLPIGVPLPAQFREKAAFA from the coding sequence ATGAGCAAACCCCGTCACTTCGTCCTCGCCGCCGGCGGGACGGGCGGCCACATGGTCCCGGCAGCGGCGCTCGCCGCCGAGCTGATCCGGCGCGGCCATTATGTCGCGTTGGTCAGCGACGAGCGCGGCGTGCGCTTCCCCGATCTGTTCGAGGGCATCCAGACCCATATCCTGCCGGCTGGCCGGCTCGGCGGTGGCCCGCTCGGCTATTACCGCGCCGCGCGTGAGATGTGGCGCGGTCGTGCGATGGCGATCGAATTGTACAAGACCTTCCGTCCGGCGGCGGTGATCGGCTTCGGCGGCTATCCCGCGCTGCCCGCGCTGCTGGCCGCGTTCAACCAGAAGATCCCGACCGCGATCCACGAGCAGAATGCAGTGCTCGGCCGAGTCAACCGGCTGGTCGCGGGCAAGGTCGACGCGATCGCCACCTCCTACGCCAAGGTCGAGCGGCTGAAGGAAAGCCTCAACGACAAGACGCATTTGGTCGGCAATCCGGTGCGCGATTCGGTCATCGCGATCCGCGCCAAGCCCTATCCTTTGCTTGAGGAAGACGGCATCTTCCGCGTGCTGGTGACCGGCGGCAGTCAGGGCGCGAGCGTGCTGAGCAAGGTCGTGCCCGAGGGGCTGGCGATGCTCCCGGTCGCGTTCCGCCGTCGCTTGCAGGTGACTCATCAGGCGCGCGTCGAGGATATCGAGGCGTGCCGTGCCAAATATAAGGAACTCGACATCGCTGCCGATCTCGCCACCTATTTGCCCGATCTGCCTGAGCATCTCGCGTGGTCCCATCTGGTGATCGCGCGCGCGGGCGCCTCGACGCTGTCGGAACTGACCTGCGCCGGCCGCCCCGCCATCCTCGTGCCGTTGCCGAGCGCGACCGACGACCACCAGACCGTCAATGCGCGCGAGATGACGCTGGCCGGCGGCGCACGCACGATCGACCAGCGCGCGTTCACGCCAGTCGAACTCGCCAAGCAGATGCAGCGGCTCGGGCTCGATCCAGCCGCGCTCCAGAACGCCGCCGTGCGCGCACGCGGCTGCGGCCGGCCCGACGCCGCGCGCGACCTCGCCGATCTGGTCGAGAGCCTCGGCGAGACCAACGGCGACCTGCCGATCGGCGTGCCGCTCCCCGCACAATTCCGGGAAAAGGCGGCGTTTGCATGA
- a CDS encoding UDP-N-acetylmuramoyl-L-alanyl-D-glutamate--2,6-diaminopimelate ligase, giving the protein MKLSALIPGAPDVPVTGFAIDHRKVAPGTVFGAFPGARFNGEDYIAAAIASGAVAVVARPVAKVEGAVHVADAEPRRRFAQLAARYFAPFPPTAVAVTGTNGKTSTVEMVRQLWRMAGFHAASIGTLGVTTADERVSTGLTTPDIVTFLSNVAGLAREGVTHLAFEASSHGLDQYRTEGVPLTAAAFTNLSRDHLDYHGTMEAYLAAKLRLFGEVLTPGATAVLWADDAASAEVARVAQALGIAVVSVGVQGETLRLVSREPTLLGQTLTVAHDGKTHRVTLPLIGAYQAANALVSAGLVIATGGDATATLAALARLQPVRGRLERAVIARSGAPVYVDYAHTPDALDAAIAALRPHVGGRLIVVFGAGGDRDTGKRIDMGRVAAAKADHVIVTDDNPRSEDPAAIRAMVLAGAPDAVEIRSRREAIGAAIAGAGPQDIVLIAGKGHEQGQIVGDLVLPFDDVSVAREMAG; this is encoded by the coding sequence ATGAAGCTATCGGCATTGATTCCCGGCGCGCCCGACGTGCCGGTGACGGGCTTCGCGATCGACCATCGCAAGGTCGCGCCCGGCACGGTGTTCGGCGCCTTCCCCGGCGCCCGCTTCAACGGCGAGGATTATATCGCAGCGGCAATCGCGAGCGGCGCGGTCGCCGTCGTCGCGCGCCCGGTGGCGAAGGTCGAGGGGGCGGTGCATGTCGCCGATGCCGAGCCACGCCGCCGATTCGCCCAGCTCGCCGCGCGCTATTTCGCGCCGTTCCCGCCGACCGCGGTGGCGGTGACGGGCACCAACGGCAAGACCTCGACCGTCGAGATGGTGCGCCAGCTCTGGCGGATGGCGGGCTTCCACGCCGCGTCGATCGGGACGCTCGGCGTGACCACCGCCGACGAGCGCGTGTCGACCGGCCTCACCACGCCCGACATCGTCACCTTCCTGTCCAACGTCGCCGGCCTGGCGCGCGAAGGTGTGACGCACCTCGCGTTCGAGGCGTCGAGCCACGGCCTCGACCAATATCGCACCGAAGGCGTGCCCTTGACGGCGGCGGCGTTCACCAACCTCAGCCGCGATCACCTCGATTACCACGGCACGATGGAGGCGTATCTTGCCGCCAAGCTGCGGCTGTTCGGCGAGGTGCTGACCCCCGGCGCGACAGCGGTGCTGTGGGCTGACGATGCGGCATCCGCCGAGGTCGCGCGCGTCGCGCAGGCGCTCGGAATCGCGGTCGTCTCGGTCGGCGTGCAGGGCGAAACGCTGCGCCTCGTCTCGCGCGAACCGACCTTGCTCGGCCAGACGCTGACCGTCGCGCATGATGGCAAGACCCACCGTGTCACGCTGCCGCTGATCGGCGCCTACCAGGCGGCGAACGCGCTGGTCTCGGCCGGGCTGGTGATCGCCACCGGCGGCGACGCGACGGCGACGCTCGCCGCGCTCGCCCGGCTCCAGCCGGTGCGCGGGCGGCTCGAACGCGCGGTGATCGCGCGGAGCGGCGCGCCGGTCTATGTCGATTACGCGCACACCCCCGACGCGCTCGACGCCGCCATCGCCGCGCTGCGCCCGCATGTCGGCGGGCGGCTGATCGTCGTGTTCGGCGCAGGGGGCGATCGTGATACCGGCAAGCGGATCGACATGGGCCGCGTCGCCGCCGCCAAGGCCGACCATGTTATCGTCACCGACGACAATCCGCGCAGTGAAGACCCCGCCGCGATCCGGGCGATGGTGCTGGCCGGCGCGCCCGATGCGGTCGAGATCCGGTCGCGGCGGGAGGCGATCGGCGCCGCGATCGCCGGGGCGGGGCCGCAGGATATCGTGCTGATCGCGGGCAAGGGCCATGAGCAGGGCCAGATCGTCGGCGATCTCGTGCTGCCGTTCGACGATGTCAGCGTGGCGCGCGAGATGGCGGGATGA
- the mraY gene encoding phospho-N-acetylmuramoyl-pentapeptide-transferase yields the protein MFYFIAELFHFHGGWNLFRYLSFRTGAAVATALFLGLLIGPRFIGWLRIRQGKGQPIRLDGPQSHFAKRGTPTMGGLMILTSLVVSVLLWMDLSNPFVWACTFVTLGFGAIGFLDDYDKVRKASTAGVSGRVRLLGEFAIAIAASAMIVHQNGTHLYLPFVTGISIDLGYFYILFAAFTIVAFGNAVNLTDGLDGLATMPVIIAAVAFMLIAYLAGNAKFATYLGIPHVFGAGELAIFCGGIVGAGLAFLWFNAPPAAVFMGDTGSLALGGALGAIAVTAHHEIVLGIIGGLFVVEAMSVIIQVFWYKRTGKRVFRMAPIHHHFEQLGWAESTVVVRFWIVALVLALAGLSTLKLR from the coding sequence ATGTTCTATTTCATCGCCGAGCTGTTCCACTTCCACGGCGGTTGGAACCTGTTTCGCTACCTCAGCTTCCGTACCGGCGCGGCGGTGGCGACCGCGCTGTTCCTCGGGCTGCTGATCGGTCCGCGCTTCATCGGCTGGCTACGCATTCGACAGGGCAAGGGGCAGCCAATCCGGCTCGACGGCCCGCAATCGCATTTCGCCAAGCGCGGTACGCCGACGATGGGCGGGCTGATGATCCTCACCAGCCTCGTCGTGTCGGTGCTGCTGTGGATGGACCTGTCGAACCCGTTCGTCTGGGCCTGCACCTTCGTGACTTTGGGCTTCGGGGCGATCGGCTTCCTCGACGATTACGACAAGGTCCGCAAGGCGAGCACGGCGGGCGTCTCGGGCCGCGTGCGGCTGCTCGGCGAATTCGCCATCGCGATCGCGGCGAGCGCGATGATCGTCCATCAGAACGGCACGCATCTGTATCTGCCGTTCGTCACCGGAATCTCGATCGATCTCGGCTATTTCTACATCCTGTTCGCGGCGTTCACGATCGTCGCGTTCGGCAATGCGGTGAATTTGACCGACGGGCTCGACGGGCTCGCGACCATGCCGGTCATCATCGCGGCGGTGGCGTTCATGCTGATCGCGTATCTCGCCGGCAACGCCAAGTTCGCAACGTATCTCGGCATCCCGCATGTGTTCGGCGCGGGCGAACTGGCGATCTTCTGCGGCGGGATCGTCGGCGCGGGGCTGGCGTTCCTGTGGTTCAACGCGCCCCCGGCGGCGGTGTTCATGGGCGATACGGGCAGTCTCGCGCTCGGCGGCGCGCTTGGCGCGATCGCGGTGACGGCGCATCACGAAATCGTGCTCGGCATCATCGGTGGGCTGTTCGTGGTCGAGGCGATGTCGGTCATCATCCAGGTGTTCTGGTACAAGCGCACCGGCAAGCGCGTGTTCCGCATGGCGCCGATCCACCACCATTTCGAGCAGCTCGGCTGGGCCGAATCGACCGTCGTCGTGCGTTTCTGGATCGTCGCGCTGGTGCTGGCGCTGGCCGGCCTTTCGACGCTGAAATTGCGGTGA
- the murD gene encoding UDP-N-acetylmuramoyl-L-alanine--D-glutamate ligase → MIASPAWRGKRFAVLGLARSGAATVRALLAGGAEVVAWDSDAAKRDALSPLRGEGQSSSATLPTALLPTSLRSATLSPQGGRGSLSFADPEAIDLTGFDGLIVSPGVPLNRHPVAAKARAAGIPIIGDIELFAQARATLPAHKVVGITGTNGKSTTTALIHHILQIAGVPSLMGGNIGLPILAQEPLPEGGVYVLELSSYQIDLTCSLDCDVAVLLNITPDHLDRYDGFEGYAASKARLFAMQAPGHAAVIGIDDAASAAIARSLAPDILTKIEPGEMDQSRWPSLQGPHNAQNALAAIATCEALGISDEAIEAGLASFTGLPHRMERIATRDGVAFVNDSKATNPESTAPALAAFDRIHWIVGGKAKGADLDACRPHFGHVARAYTIGEAGPAFAALLRDTMPVEEVGTLAAAVASAAANARPGDTVLLSPACASFDQFRDFEQRGDAFRAAVEALR, encoded by the coding sequence ATGATCGCAAGCCCCGCCTGGCGCGGCAAACGCTTCGCGGTGCTGGGGCTGGCAAGGTCCGGCGCAGCGACTGTGCGCGCGCTGCTGGCGGGCGGGGCTGAGGTTGTGGCGTGGGATTCGGATGCGGCGAAGCGGGATGCGCTTTCTCCCCTCAGGGGAGAGGGGCAGTCCAGCAGCGCAACGCTTCCTACTGCCCTTCTCCCGACCTCGCTGCGCTCGGCCACCCTCTCCCCGCAAGGGGGGAGAGGGAGTCTGTCATTCGCCGATCCCGAAGCCATCGATCTCACCGGCTTCGACGGCCTGATCGTCTCTCCCGGCGTCCCGCTCAACCGTCACCCGGTCGCCGCCAAAGCGCGCGCGGCAGGCATTCCCATCATCGGCGACATTGAGCTGTTCGCGCAGGCCCGCGCAACGCTCCCGGCGCACAAGGTCGTCGGCATCACCGGCACAAACGGCAAGTCCACCACCACCGCGCTGATCCACCATATCCTGCAAATCGCCGGCGTGCCGAGCCTGATGGGTGGCAACATCGGCCTCCCCATTCTCGCACAGGAACCGCTGCCGGAAGGTGGCGTGTACGTGCTCGAACTGTCGAGTTATCAGATCGATCTGACCTGCAGCCTCGACTGCGATGTCGCGGTGCTGCTCAACATCACCCCTGACCATCTCGACCGCTATGACGGCTTCGAAGGCTATGCCGCCTCGAAGGCGCGGCTGTTCGCGATGCAGGCGCCCGGCCACGCGGCGGTGATCGGCATCGACGACGCCGCCTCGGCGGCAATCGCGCGCAGCCTCGCACCCGACATCCTCACCAAGATCGAGCCCGGCGAGATGGACCAGTCGCGCTGGCCGTCGCTGCAAGGTCCGCACAACGCCCAGAACGCACTCGCCGCAATCGCGACGTGCGAGGCGCTGGGCATTTCGGACGAGGCGATCGAAGCCGGGCTGGCCAGCTTCACCGGCCTCCCCCACCGCATGGAGCGGATCGCCACCCGCGATGGCGTCGCCTTCGTCAACGACAGCAAGGCCACCAACCCCGAAAGCACCGCGCCGGCGCTCGCCGCGTTCGATCGCATCCACTGGATCGTCGGCGGCAAGGCCAAGGGCGCCGATCTCGACGCCTGCCGCCCGCATTTCGGCCATGTCGCGCGCGCTTATACGATCGGCGAGGCCGGACCCGCGTTCGCGGCACTCCTGCGCGACACCATGCCGGTGGAGGAGGTGGGCACGCTCGCCGCCGCCGTCGCAAGCGCCGCCGCCAACGCCAGGCCCGGCGATACCGTGCTGCTCTCCCCCGCTTGCGCATCGTTCGACCAGTTCCGCGATTTCGAACAGCGCGGCGACGCCTTCCGCGCCGCTGTCGAGGCGCTCAGGTGA
- a CDS encoding UDP-N-acetylmuramoyl-tripeptide--D-alanyl-D-alanine ligase, with amino-acid sequence MTLWTSAEIATATGGTASTDFTVSGVAFDSREVGPGDLFIALKGEATDGHRFLDQCFAQGAAGAIVSADTAHPHVRVADTTAALEALARASRARTHAKIIGVTGSVGKTGTKEALFAALDRGARGQAHRSVKSYNNHTGVPLSLARMPAQSRFGVFEMGMNHSGELAALTRIVRPHIALVTAIAPAHTAFFSGEAAIADAKGEIFQGLEPGGTAIIPFDSPHRDRLIAAAAPYAAHIVTFGSGVGADVRAIETMPVASGGTFVTARLGESELNYTISQPGAHWVSNTLAVLAAVRAAGGDLALAGLALAEMEGLTGRGARFTVPVGAGEALVIDESYNANPSSMRATLAVLAQQDATRKLVVLGEMRELGADSDAYHAALAGPIRAAGVETGILVGESMRALSNALEGQGDFVHVPDAAAAQRSLRALLAPGDAVLIKGSNGVGLSAVVAALRSGIG; translated from the coding sequence GTGACCCTCTGGACTTCCGCCGAGATCGCCACCGCGACCGGTGGCACCGCGTCCACCGACTTCACCGTCTCCGGTGTCGCGTTCGATTCGCGCGAAGTCGGCCCCGGCGACCTGTTCATCGCGCTGAAGGGTGAGGCTACCGACGGCCATCGCTTCCTCGACCAGTGCTTCGCGCAAGGCGCAGCCGGCGCGATCGTCAGCGCCGACACCGCGCACCCGCACGTTCGCGTCGCCGATACGACCGCAGCGCTGGAAGCGCTCGCCCGCGCGTCGCGTGCGCGCACGCACGCGAAGATCATCGGCGTCACCGGCTCGGTCGGCAAGACCGGCACCAAGGAAGCGCTGTTCGCCGCGCTCGATCGTGGCGCGCGGGGCCAAGCGCATCGCTCTGTCAAAAGCTACAACAACCATACCGGCGTGCCGCTGAGCCTCGCGCGGATGCCCGCGCAGAGCCGTTTCGGCGTGTTCGAAATGGGCATGAACCATTCTGGCGAACTCGCCGCGCTCACCCGCATCGTGCGCCCGCATATCGCCTTGGTGACGGCGATTGCGCCCGCGCACACCGCCTTCTTCTCGGGAGAGGCCGCGATCGCCGACGCCAAGGGCGAGATCTTCCAGGGCCTCGAACCCGGCGGCACCGCGATCATCCCGTTCGACAGCCCGCACCGCGACCGGCTGATCGCCGCCGCCGCGCCTTACGCCGCGCACATCGTCACCTTCGGCTCGGGCGTGGGCGCCGATGTCCGCGCGATCGAGACGATGCCGGTCGCCTCGGGCGGCACGTTCGTCACCGCGCGGCTCGGGGAGAGCGAACTCAATTACACGATCAGCCAGCCCGGCGCGCATTGGGTGTCGAACACGCTCGCGGTGCTGGCGGCGGTGCGCGCGGCGGGCGGCGACCTCGCGCTCGCCGGTCTCGCGCTTGCCGAGATGGAGGGGCTGACGGGTCGCGGCGCGCGCTTCACCGTTCCGGTCGGTGCGGGCGAAGCGCTGGTGATCGACGAAAGCTACAACGCCAATCCCTCGTCGATGCGCGCCACGCTGGCGGTGCTGGCGCAGCAGGACGCAACCCGCAAACTCGTCGTGCTCGGCGAGATGCGCGAGTTGGGCGCGGATAGCGACGCCTATCACGCTGCGCTTGCCGGGCCGATCCGCGCGGCGGGCGTCGAGACGGGCATATTGGTCGGTGAATCCATGCGCGCGCTTTCGAACGCGCTTGAGGGGCAGGGCGATTTCGTCCATGTGCCCGACGCCGCAGCCGCGCAGCGGAGCCTCCGGGCGCTGCTCGCGCCGGGCGATGCGGTTCTCATCAAGGGTTCGAACGGCGTGGGGTTGTCGGCGGTGGTCGCGGCCTTGCGGAGCGGGATTGGGTAA
- a CDS encoding FtsW/RodA/SpoVE family cell cycle protein — translation MQGSGGRSDRSWLGMWFWDIDRVLLLLVLLLIGVGVIAVGSASPSAAQRYSDEKHHIAPLYYLWWQLAWVSVSIPVMLLISMLPVAVARRLALFGAVAFLIALAAVPFIGVSKNGATRWLNLGVSLLQPSEFLKPFFIVTVAWVLSMRAQDDALPVVFITGAFTALVGVLLMLQPDFGQTIVFISVWFALLMISGTSTKVILGLIALAPAGLVSAYFFYATAQKRINAFLFPDAEGEGAQDHFQTNAAHATITHGGWRGTGPAGGTMKFRLPEGHTDYIFSVIGEEFGLIACMIIALLFFAIVVRVFVKLLDELDEFRLFAAAGLATQFGVQALISMAVNTGLAPSKGMTLPFISYGGSSLVALSAGMGLLLAFTRRNPFVLRSPYIAKWSGA, via the coding sequence ATGCAGGGCAGCGGCGGCCGGTCGGACCGGTCGTGGCTCGGCATGTGGTTCTGGGACATCGACCGCGTGCTGCTGCTGCTCGTGCTGCTGCTGATCGGCGTCGGTGTGATCGCGGTCGGCTCCGCCTCGCCCTCGGCAGCACAGCGCTATTCGGACGAGAAGCACCATATCGCGCCGCTCTATTATCTGTGGTGGCAGCTCGCCTGGGTGAGTGTGTCGATCCCGGTGATGCTGCTGATCTCGATGCTGCCGGTCGCGGTGGCGCGGCGGCTCGCTTTGTTTGGCGCGGTCGCCTTCCTGATCGCGCTGGCGGCGGTGCCGTTCATCGGCGTGTCGAAGAACGGCGCGACGCGCTGGCTCAATCTCGGCGTATCGCTGCTCCAGCCCTCCGAGTTCCTCAAGCCGTTCTTCATCGTCACGGTCGCGTGGGTCTTGTCGATGCGCGCGCAGGATGATGCGCTGCCGGTGGTGTTCATCACCGGCGCCTTCACCGCGCTGGTTGGCGTGCTGCTGATGCTCCAGCCCGATTTCGGCCAGACGATCGTGTTCATCTCGGTATGGTTCGCGCTGCTGATGATCTCGGGCACCTCGACCAAGGTGATCCTCGGACTGATCGCGCTCGCGCCAGCAGGCCTCGTTTCGGCCTATTTTTTCTATGCGACCGCGCAGAAGCGCATCAACGCCTTCCTCTTCCCCGATGCCGAAGGGGAGGGCGCGCAGGACCATTTCCAGACCAACGCCGCGCACGCGACGATCACCCACGGCGGCTGGCGCGGCACCGGCCCGGCTGGCGGCACGATGAAGTTCCGGCTGCCCGAGGGGCATACCGACTATATCTTCTCGGTGATCGGCGAGGAATTCGGGTTGATCGCGTGCATGATCATCGCTTTGCTGTTCTTCGCGATCGTGGTGCGCGTGTTCGTCAAACTGCTCGATGAACTCGACGAATTCCGCCTGTTCGCCGCCGCTGGCCTCGCCACGCAGTTCGGCGTGCAGGCGCTGATCTCGATGGCGGTCAACACCGGCCTGGCCCCGTCAAAGGGCATGACCTTGCCGTTCATCAGCTATGGCGGATCGTCGCTCGTCGCACTGTCGGCGGGAATGGGCTTGCTGCTGGCGTTCACCCGGCGCAATCCGTTCGTGTTACGATCCCCGTATATCGCCAAATGGAGCGGCGCATGA
- the murB gene encoding UDP-N-acetylmuramate dehydrogenase encodes MTIACAPTTLPETRGRLTSDAPLAPLVWFKTGGPADWLFEPQDADDLAAFLRGLDPAVPVMALGLGSNLIVRDGGWPGVVVRLGKAFASVEQLDATTLRCGGGASGILVSSKARDAGIGGIEFLRSIPGTVGGFVRMNGGAYGREVKDILVDCEVVLRSGERVTLALADLGYTYRHSALPEGAIVVSATFRGYPEQTAVIQGEMLRIAAAREASQPLRSKTGGSTFKNPDGHKAWALIDAAGCRGLTRGDAQVSEKHCNFLLNLGDATSSDIEALGDDVIERVKAHSGVTLEWEIQRVGVKK; translated from the coding sequence ATGACCATTGCATGTGCACCGACCACCCTCCCCGAAACACGCGGTCGCCTCACATCCGACGCCCCGCTCGCGCCGCTCGTCTGGTTCAAGACCGGTGGTCCGGCCGACTGGCTGTTCGAACCGCAGGACGCCGACGATCTCGCCGCCTTCCTGCGCGGGCTCGACCCCGCCGTGCCGGTGATGGCGCTCGGCCTGGGCTCGAACCTGATCGTCCGCGATGGCGGCTGGCCGGGCGTGGTGGTGCGGCTCGGCAAGGCGTTCGCGAGTGTCGAGCAGCTCGATGCGACGACGCTCCGCTGCGGTGGCGGCGCATCGGGCATTCTCGTCTCGTCGAAGGCGCGTGACGCGGGCATTGGCGGTATCGAGTTCCTGCGCTCGATACCGGGCACGGTCGGCGGGTTCGTGCGGATGAACGGCGGCGCCTATGGCCGCGAGGTCAAGGATATCCTCGTCGACTGCGAGGTCGTGTTGCGCTCGGGCGAGCGCGTTACGCTGGCGCTGGCCGATCTCGGCTACACCTATCGCCACAGCGCGCTGCCCGAAGGCGCGATCGTGGTGAGCGCGACCTTCCGGGGCTATCCCGAGCAGACGGCGGTGATTCAGGGCGAGATGCTGCGCATCGCGGCGGCGCGCGAGGCGTCGCAGCCGCTGCGATCGAAGACCGGCGGCTCGACCTTCAAGAACCCGGACGGCCACAAGGCCTGGGCGCTGATCGACGCCGCTGGCTGTCGCGGCCTCACCCGCGGCGACGCGCAGGTCAGCGAGAAACACTGCAACTTCCTGCTCAACCTCGGTGACGCGACGAGCAGCGATATCGAAGCCTTGGGAGACGACGTGATCGAACGGGTGAAAGCGCATTCGGGCGTGACGCTGGAATGGGAGATTCAGCGGGTGGGGGTGAAGAAGTGA